Part of the Mauremys mutica isolate MM-2020 ecotype Southern chromosome 1, ASM2049712v1, whole genome shotgun sequence genome is shown below.
GATGCACGGTAcaaactgtccctgccccaaagagctttcaacCTATTTTAAGACCAGAAGTAACAAGTAAGTATAGCAAGTAATAGGGGGAAAGGGAGGATGAGGGTAACAGTGCTACTCTGTTTGCATAGGCCGACAATGCCCAATTTGATGGTTCTGAATCATTTAGATCTTCGGGTGGGAGAAGGAGAGTGTTTAAGTACATAACTCAGCTGTTCCTACTGGCCCTTTACCTAATCAGACGTGCCCTGTTGATTGCAGGTCCCAGTCTCATTTCATTTCTTTGTGAAGGGGGGAGGCTCAATCCTGAAAACCagtataccaggggtcggcaaccgttcagaagtggtgtgctgagtcttcatttattcactctaatttaaggtttcacgtgccggtaatacattttaacgtttttagaaggtctctctctacaagtctataaactattgttgtatgtaaagtaaacaagtttttaaaaatatttaagaagcttcatttaaaattaaattaaaatgcagatcttatcagtttagtgcagtggttcttaacctggggtgcacgcaccccctgggaCAGGGCttgtgcaaggatattttgtgtcCTAGGTGAAACGTCCACCTTGAGCCCCCGCCTCCCCTTGCACATGGGTTcgttgaggggcaaatcccaatgggcctttatagaccccaggggccagccgtgcccaggggctgctccccagaccaggttctcccctcctcatcctctgaactcccctggagggtgcacagccccccccacccatgagccctcccctcccctccccactgcaccccGGCGGCCCCCGccctgagtccactcactggctttgccgggcttgggccgctgcagcagctctgcagggaggagccgccttccggaggcaccagagAGGCAGAGCGTCCCGCTTgtggcagcagcgagccccagccatggaggagctggtgcagtgcaggggggcagcagccctgcaaaggcagcggCGCCGCTCGTGGGGAGCAGCTGtgcaccccacccctcctgcccacgCTGTGGCCTGGCGCCCCTCCAGGGGGCTGCGGCCCGGCGCacccccgggggctcctgcaggctgcagtggatgtatgcgggtgccagcccccatgcgccccTCAGCTCCCTCCTTGCCTAGGGTTACcttatttcaacaatcaaaaaagaggggagagccctgccctagtcccgcccccatccactccctcccacttcccaccctgatTGCCCTggtcagaactcccaacccccccgctccttgtcccctaactgcccccttctgggacccctgcccctaactgccccccagaaccccaccccctacctaagcctccctgctccttgtcccgactgccccctcctgagaccccccccaccctgactgcgccaacccttatccacacccctgcccccagacagacccctggggactcccacgccccatccaaccactccccgccgcctgacaggacccccagaactcccgacccatccaaccctccccctgctctctgactgccccccaggattccccttaccatgcccatgccagtcagatgctggctccacatggaggcaaaactccatgtggagtgctgaggcagcgggacgtggggagctgcgggaggggcagtggcggctcacacttctgggagctgcagaacccgagCGTGGTGAagggggagccggaggggtgcgcCTGCCCGGGCTGTGGCCCGGTGCCCCCCCCaggggggctcctgcagtggaTGCATGCGGGCGGCGCCCCCCGTGCACCTCCCCCCCCGGTTCCCCCCTCGCTGTgctcgggctctgcggctcccgggagtgtgagccgccgTCGCCTCtcccgcagcaggctcagggccccgcgcCCCGGTGGCTCACAGTCCcggggagccgcagaacccgagcgcggtgagcggggagccgggggggcgctcctgctgccagtctggggtcccattcactcagctggccgtgcgctgagtggggccagtggccaggaccacagctggcagccacatgccaggcaaaatcggctcACATGCCAAAAGTGgcatgcgtgccgtaggttgccgacccctgcactatacTCACTGGTTTTGGTTGGTTTCCTTGTTAGTAATATTAGCTGAAAGGCCAAAGATTGAATTGAGTTATGGAGAATGAACCTTTAGGTGTAGCTCTTCCAAGTCAGGACTGAGGCCTGAGTGAGGTGAGGCTGCAGAAACTTGAACAGCTGTTTGTCTTGTCTGTCAAAGAGTCTGTCTCCAAAGACTGCCAGTCTGGCCCCTTTCTTCACAAAATTTACTTCCATGCTCCGTTGATCATCTAAATCCCAACTAGTTTCCACTAAGTGGTTATCCccttctttttccccctcccatcctttcAGTTTTTGTACTTCCTTACCTCTAAGGGGGTAAAGCTGTGGTTCTCCAGAAATGACAAGCCTGTGACGGGGACCAAGAGGAATTCCAGACGGAAGGAGTCATGCTCTCTGTCAAATGTTTTCTGGAATTTCACGTAGATCATATACACTGTGATGTAGGCGCACACCAAGAAAATGACCTGCAGAGGGGGGAAGTAGCAAAAAAGTTCTTTTGAAAGACATTTGTCTTACATCCTATTGTCTTCTCCACTTAAAAGGGActggcttgcttgcttgcttgcctaATTCAAGTCCTGCTTTTAAGCTGCTGGTGGTGGGGAAGTTAGCGCTCTGGAGTGCCCTCTGGAAAACCCAGGATTGattcccatctctgctgctctccctccTGGGGATGCTGCAATGGCTGGGCCACATGACcctaggacagaggtgggcaaactacggcccacgggccacatccggcccacgggaccatcctgcctggcccttgagctcccggccagggaggcccacccccggcccctcccctgctgtcccccctctcctgcagcctcagctggccatgccgccagcgctctgggtggcagggctgcgagctcctgccgggcagtgTGGCGGCgttgctggctccagctgggcgaagcagcagccagtcttgctgctctgagcagcatggtaagggggtggggagcgggggagttggataaggggcaggaggtccctgggggcagtcaggggacagggagcagggggcagatgATGCagcggaggtttgggggggggagtcaggggatggggaacaggggggttggataggtgtgtgagtcctgggggggcctgtcagggggcagggttgtggataggggttggcgcagtcaggggaccgggagcaggggggttggataggggtggagtctgggggggggtggttaggggtagggggtccagggagggggaagtcaggggacaaggagcagtggggtTTGGATAGGTCGGAGGTTCtgagcagggcggagaggggtctggggccaggctgtttggggaggcacagccttccctgcctggccctccatacagtttcggaaccccgatgtggccctcgggccaaaaagtttgcccaccgctgCCCTAGGAGTGCCTGCTCCTGTACTGCCGTGTAGAAGCCCCAAGTCTTTTCTCTTGCTACTTTTGTCTTGACAGGGGGCGTTGGCCCTGTGCCTACTGTGCAGGACACCCAGGTTTGATCCCAGTCTCCTGCTTCTGGATTTGGCAGGCACTAGTGGGGCAGTGGAATCAACTTGTTGGAGCTGCTATGGTGAGTGGGCTGTTGTTGTTTGTCTCTGGTCAATGGAGGAATAGTAGATCTAAAGGACAGTCTTATCTCTCCCCTGCCAAAGGGGAGTTTACTGTAATTTGGGGAGTCTTGTAGAAAGCTCCCCCCAAAATTTAAAATCCCGATTTGGTGAATGTCTATCATCACCTTCCCCAAGTAACTACAATGAAACGCCTATGGGGTTGCTTGCAGTGGGGCTCCTGCAGCGTCTCCCTGCCGTTACCTTCATCACGGTGTTATAGAGTGAGATGAAGGTGGTGAACAGGTCAAGATAGCGGGTCGTGAAGACAAGAGTGAAAAGGATCTGGCTCTTCCCGGAGATACCTACACATCGGGGAAGGAACAGGAGATAAGACAAGTAAGAGAGGAAAGGTTTGGAGACATACACAGCTATTGAAAACTCCACGTGCATATGCCCCCTCATCTTGTATCAAGGTATCTTCTCCTAGTAACAATTCAGGACAAAAAATCCATCAGTCTTGTTACCTGGTTCTGTTGTTGTTTGTAGGACAATAGCTGTTATACAAAGTGGGCGGTCAGCCACTCCTTCAAGTGGGAACGCAGCTACACGTGCAGCCAAATTAGTTTACAGAACTAAAATGCAAAATTGATTTGGAAAGTAAATAGCTATTGCCATTAATATCCTACCAGACCCATGTCTTCCCCCTCTGCCTAACTAGCATGCTGGAGCTCATGTTTGGCTGAGCTGTGCATGGCCCAGTAACTGGCCACTTTGCCCTGACCTATATCTTCCCTGAACTAGAGGAGTGCTCAGAGCATCATTAACCACCCTGTGCTAGATCAAAGCAGTGCAGGGGCTGAGTTACACTGAATACACAGGGAGGCGAGATGATGGGAGGATTTTGTTGCAATAGAGCCCATGTGTTTAAAACCGTTTATCTTGGGCTGCGTTAAATGAACTTGGCACAGACAAAACAAGCCAGATTGACAGAACAGGTCTTGTGTGGGCAGTGGCAGTGCAGGATTCCCCTGACACCACCTCAGCATGCCCCGGGCTTGCCTTGCAGGGCTCAGCTCTGGGTGAGAGGGTGGTCATTTTTCACGCCCCATTCAATCCTGGTTCTCCTGAGcatgcctttctcctcccccccccatcttgTTCGCACTGATGATATTTTGTGCAATGTCTGCCTCAGGAGCAAGCTGTCTGAGAGATCAGGTCCCAGCCTGTAAATGGTAATAGCTTTCAGTCACCAGTGAACTTGGGGGCAAAGTTGAGGTACACCGATGAAAAGGCTGGAGTATGGAGGGAAACTGGCATTGTTTCCACCTATGATGTCCCTGCTGTGAAAGGATAATGGAAAAAAAGActccaggtggcagggctctCAGTTCAGCTTCTTTCATCAGCCCAACAGTCACTCAGAAATTGtgtcaagtatcgggggtagccatgttagtctgtatccacaaaaaaaaacaaggagtccggtggcaccttaaagactaacagattttatttaggcataagctttcgtgggtaaaaaacttcatttcttcagatgcatggagtgaaagttacagctgcaggcattatataatgacacatgaagagaaggtagttacctcacaagtggagaaccagtgttgacagaaATTGTGAACACCAAAACTGTTCCCTCTGCTAGGAACCAATGGCTTCTCCTTGCAGAGAGCAGCTCAGCAGGGGGTCTCCCTGTTCACTCCCATGGCCTAGCACTTAGAGAAGGGGAAAGGACCCTATAgttgagttctgttcccagctcggtCACTGACTCACTTGGTGACCTTGGCCAAATGACTTCACCCCTTTCTGCCTGGGTTTCCTCATTAGTAAAATGAAgatacttcccccccccccccccgccagaggGTTGAGGCTAAAGGaaggtttgtaaagtgctttgagatgctgAGAAGGTGCAGAGTATTATTACAGGTCCTCTGCATCATCTGGCCAGCAGATGCAGCCTAGGGGGAGGGACAGCCATTTATCTCCTGTAATGTTACACACCTGGAATTCAGTTGCCCTTTAGCGGGGATGCCTCATAGCCtctctttgtttctttttcctgGAAAGATTTTTACAGCTGCACACATGCTAATCGCACCCTGCCATTCTCCATCCCTTAATAACAACTCTCATGTTATCGGCACCCCCAAGATAAGCACCTGTACTAAGAGCTGATGCTTTTTGCCACGTCACAACACCCTCCTCCCAATCACATCCCTGTCCCGCCCTCCAACGGAAATAATGTTGAGCCAGGATGGCTTTGTTGGCCCCTCTGTGCGGTGGAAGGGTTCTAACAGGGCGGCCCCCACAAAAGTGGGGGACAcaagtggggaaggaggaagatgGGGGAAGAGGTAGTGAGATGGCAGGTGGGAGGGATGTAGAGAGGGAGATTTAATTCTCCCTAGGAACCCAGTTAGGGAGGGCACTGAGTGCCACTAACTAGCAAGCCATTGATTCTCCCCACTCACTGTCCCTTCCTCATCTCCACACTGTCTTCTTTCTCACAGCCAAAGCCACATGGGGCCCTCCTTCCCAAGCACGCGCGCatacacgcacgcacacacacacacaaaattgtgGGGGAGAGAACTCACCAGCACAGGACTTGGATCTCCAGATCTTGACCAGTAATATGATCATAGCCAGCAAATGGGAGACATCTCCCAGGATCCGGAATATATTCATTGCTCCGAGAATTTCCCCGAGGCAAATTATTCAGTGCAGATTTGAAAAGGAAAGAAGGCTTGGGGAGTTCTCTTGGTTTCTCCCAAGAGATTCTCTCTGTTACCTGGTAAAACTCTGCAGTGAATCTTTTCCCTTACCTGTCCCGGATCAGTTAAACTGTCTCTCCCAATTAAACTTTCTTTCTCTGTGGATATGGAGTCCCCTGTTCCTGTCTCCTGGCAGACGAGTTAACTCTCTCTTTCCTAGTATAAAAACTTTCTCCAGTGATATTCTTACCTCCAGAATGAACTGGTCCCCTCACTCCTCCTGGTATATTTAATCTCTGTTCTATCAGACACAATTTCTACCTACTCTACGATCTGCCTACGGCCCTTTTCCTCCCGTGTGCCAGTGTAAAGTCGGGGATTGTCCCCCAGAATGTCCCTCCCAGTCTGAGCCTGCTTAGCTGTCCCAGTGCAGGCTGGGTGACGTGGCTGCTGTCTGCATGGCAAGGGCGGAGGAGGAGGCGGGAGAAACTCAGCCgagttattttctttctttctttttccccacTTGGTCTTCTCAAGTTACAACCCGAAACGTCCTTAAAGGGGAAAAGGCAGATGGAAATGATCAGCCCTTGTCAGAGGCATGGAGCTTTTAGTGATGGAAGAGATCCATTAGGTCACATCATGTTTCTACCCTGATCTAAGCAGGGCAGGTTGTTTCCTGCAATATAGTCCCTGGGGCTTTGTTCAGTCCCATTTTAAAGGCCTGCAGAGGTGGGTCTTGCCTGATTTCCCCCCTCTAACTGAAGTTGCAGGTGGGAAATATTTCTTGATATTCATGCATAATCCCCCTTTGCTCAATTTTGTCTCTTTAGTCACTTGTGGGCAGAGTGTTTAGAAGATGACAAGTGCAGTGTTACATCCCTGGTTGTTGTGGTTATTGTTTATTGTGCCTCATTGAAACCTCCTGATCTGGTGCTGCTGCccctcatagaatcacagggttagaagggaccacaagggtcatctagtctaaccccctgccaagatgcaggatttgttgtgtctaaaccactGACAgcgatccagcctccttttgaaaacctccagtaaagaagcttccacaacctccctaggctcctgttccattgtcctactgttcttacagttaggaagtgttTCCTGAGTGTGACGGGGCGTGCATACCCCACACTGGGCAGGAAAGGGTTAACCCCATGCTATGGGTGGCGGAAGTCCCACCCCATAGACTGTGCTGGGCATGCACCAACTGCTGCCTCAgaataaaagggagcagcccagctcattctaGGCTGACTGCCAGAGAGGAAAGTCCTTTGGAAAAGGCTCCAGCTGAAGAGATGCCACAGTCCTTACCTGCGGGAGCTGGAGATCCTGAGGTTAGGACTGGAGAAGATCTGCGGCCAACAGAGCTCCAAGGAATTACCTGCACTGAGGAGCATGGAGACCTCAATGCCCCATGGACTACAGCTTCAGTAAGAATGGTAGGAagccacccgggggggggtgaGTGAGTGGTATCTCCCACCCGCATGAGGTCAGAGTGTTTCAGTAGGATTCCCCCCAACCCAGTGGTGGACCCCTCAGCCACTGTTatggccctgggttggggcctggTGGAGTTGGAAGGGCCCATGCTGCCTAGTGCCTGAGTGTAATTGGCTCTGGCCGCTAGGTCGTGCCACTTTCAGCATAAGGGAAGTCTGGTAGACTGTAACCGCAGTGGTATcacatccctgccccacccatgAGGATGGGGTATGCATACCACATGACattgagatttaatctaaatctgctatgctgtagtgtGAAACCATcgcttcttgtcctgccctctgtggcaagagagaacaacttttctccatcttttttatggcagcctttcaaatatttgaagaccactatatATTCCCCAcctttaatctcctcttttccaatctgaacatacccagttccttcagcctttgctcacagaggttgcattccatccctttgatcctctttgttgcttgcctctgggtcctttccagtttctctccatCCTTTCTGTACATTGGTGactaaaattggacacagtactccagctgaggcctaaccagcgctgaGTAGAGCAGAACTATCACCccccgtgacttgcatgctatgcctctgttgatgcaacctaaaattgcatctgcttttttttgcaacagcatcacattgctgacacaactcccagatccttctcagcagtgctgctgccaacccAGATTTCCCCCAGTCTGTATTTGTACATTTGGTCTTTCTTCCCTTGGTCCCTTGTTGAATTCCATTTTGTTGTCTAGAGCCCAGTTTTCCAATTTATTAAGATCCCTCTGACTTTTAGCaatatcctccaaagtgttgacAACCCCTCAGCATTGTCTCagctgcaaatttgatcagtatgttctctattcctacatccaggtcattaataaagatgttaaacaccaggcccagaacagatccctgtggaatccCACATGAGAcgtccctccaatctgacatcatgtATCTGCCAGGGCGCTCCCCCTTTTTAAATTCAGTGCATCACCCCCAAGAGGGTGGGGCCATGTGGAGTTGGGAATAAGTCAGTAAAGAAAGGGATTGTGAGGAACTCTTCCCTTTGAATCGCTAGGAAATAGTCTAAGGATGCCAGTGGGGAGCATCACAGAAGAGGTCATAGGCTCCCCTCTGCCATTTAACAGCACTCTCCATActcatacacacagagagagctcCATTCTCTTTTGTAGCTGCACGAGCATgtgcgcgcacacgcacacacacacacacacacacagctctcttAACTATATAAAAGCCTCTCCTCCAGACACGCCCAGAGCATCCCTCTCCCAGACgctagcccctcccacactcagcCGTACACAGCACTTCCCTCTCAAATACAATATAATAGCCTCTTCCCAGGTACACATCTTCCTTCGGTGTGGTGGGCATGGCACCAAACTGGCCTATTCAATGGGTTGTTTAGCTTTCTCTGAGCTAAGCCAGTGATGCCCCAGCACCACTGTAGTATTGTCAGACAAGACCCATATGACAGATATGTCAATTTCCTACATATCCTCGGAAGagcttattgaattaagtttgtCTCTTTGGGGTCCATTGCTTTAAATGAATGGTTCATGTACAATGGTGTTCTAGTCCACGGGGAAGAGCTGCCATGGCTCCTCTGGGTGGTAGTAGGTGGTAATTAAGGCAAATCAGGCAGGTTGTAACCCCGCCAGAGAGGTACCACCTCCTGGGGACCCTCACAGGCACTAGTTCAAACTGTATTCTCTAGAGACCAACGAacaaaggacttttggataaatagctcAAGTTTAACTGACTCAGGactttctttctgatccagcaaacggaTAGGACCTTCTGTCCGAAAGGGCGTGGCCCAATCCTGGATTGGAAGGTCTGACACtgaccagagccccaggctggagttGGGATGACCTCTGCTAACCcttttagcatgtgtgtaggttcgtTTATTATTGTTAATAcatttttctctgtaatgcttccaccttaagaataaacgtgcttgcttagaaggagctgtgtggtaacttgcaaCTGTGAGCAAATGTGCTTTTcataggcagtctggcttgctggggatttTGCAGTATAggtagggagctgtgcagcctggaaaaatgatgatcaggagggagagagctgcaggtctctgcccaagagagatgGCAGCggaggagccaggagcctagCGTGGGTACCCTTGGTGGACAATGGAGGGGTTGTATAGGTGCAGTTCTCTGAACTATGACAACCCTACCTATGTCTTCTAGAATGAGTTCAATAGGGTTCATACCCTCCCCCCATTTCTCAGTCTATCTAGCTGTTCAAGAGCTGTTCTAGCTCTTTTCCGCCCCCAACCTCAGTTTTCCAGAAGCACAGCCAAGCATGAATAGGCAGGTTACAATCACATTTCCTTTTGCAAGATCTTGCACTGACTGGACAGACAGCCTGCGTGAATGAGGCAGCCACAAGGTAAAGGAGTGAAACCCACCAGTGCCCACACTGCATTGAAGTTGGTGGCTTAACTTTTCCCCACTGATGAGCATCAGAATATTTGAGCCCACTTTGTTCAGCGATCACCAGCGCCTCCCTGAGAGGAGGCAGATGCTGTCAACCCCTAAACACACCAGTTTGTCCTGTGCTGAAGGAACCAACAGCAGCGGTGATCTCACATGCTATTGTCTGGGCTTGGGCCCTTCACTCCAAGGAAGAGTCATTGAGAAAGACATGGTGGAACATCTCCAGCATTATCTGCTTGCCTCAAATATTTTGGATCTCTTCCTGCCAGGTTTTAGGTCTGAATGTGCCATCATGGCTGCACTCTTTGCAGTGATAGATCATCTGtaaaattcacagtccattttggtaaatttcacagtcataagatttaaaaaattgtaaatttcatgatttcagctatttaaatctgaaatttcacagtgttgtaattgtaggtgcctgactcaaaaaggagttgtgggggttgGAGGGTCTCAAGGttattttgggggcaggggttgcagtgctgctacccttacttctgcgctgctgctggtggcgctgctgccttcagagctgcacagctggagagtggcagctgctggccaggagcccagctctgaaggcagtgccaccgccagcagcagcgcagaagtaagaatggCCTGGTGTGGTAgtgacacccttacttctgcgctgttgtctgcagagctgggtcctcagtcagcagccgccactctctggtgcccagctctgaaggcagcagcgtaGAAGTAGGAGTGGCCTGGTATGGtgttgctacccttacttctgtgctgctgctggcggggtgctgccttcagagctgtgcacCCGGCTAACAGACACCGTTCTccggctgcccagttctgaaggcagcacagaagtaagggtggcaatactgtgaccgcCCCAAAAAATAACCTTttgacccccccaactcccttttgggtcaggccccccaatttgagacatgctggtctcccccattaaatctgtatagtatagagtaaaagcacacaaaagaccagcttTCATGGGGGCGGAGACCAGATTTAatggtccatgatgtgtttttcatggccgtgaatttggtagggccctgatCATCTGGTCTAGTCATGGCAATGGTtagagaaaagacggttactcaccgtagtaactgttgttcttcgagatgtgttgctcctatccattccatgtaggtgtgcgcgcgctgcgcgtgcacggctcttcggaacatttttaccctagcaactccggcgggccggctgggcgccccctggagtggcgctgccatggcgctggatatataccccagccggcccgtccgctcctcagttccttcttgccggctactccgacagtggggaaggagggcgggtctggaatggataggagcaacacatctcgaagaacaacagttactacggtgagtaaccgtcttttcttcttcgagtgattgctcctatgcattccagttaggtgattcccaagccttacctaggcggtggggtcggagtgagacgtggcagagtgtaagactgctgagccaaaggctgcatcgtctctggattgctgcaccaacgcgtagtgggaagcgaaggtgtggacagaagaccaggtggccgctctacagatgtcctggatggggacatgggccaggaaggtggccgacgaggcgtgcgccctcgtcgagtgggcggtgaggcggcatggtggcacgcgagcaagctcgtagcatgtccggatacatgccgtcacccaggaggaaatccgctgcgaggagaccggctcgcctttcatgcgatcggcaaccactacaaacagctgggtcgaacgccggaagggcttcgtccgctcgatataaaaagcgagggccctgcggacgtccagggtgtgaagctgttgctcacgaggtgaagcgtgcggcttcgggaagaagaccgggaggaagatctcctgcttaaggtgaaaggccgacaccaccttagggaggaaggccgggtgtggtcgaagctgcaccttgtctccgtggaagacggtgtacggtggactaaccgttagggcacgaagctcagagactcgccttGCCGAGGTAAtcgcgacgaggaaggctgtcttccaggagagatagagcagagagcacgtggccaggggctcaaagggtggtcccatcagcttggccagaacgaggtttaaatcccaggtcggagtAGGACGCCGcactggcgggtacaagcggtccaggcctttaaggaagtgggaaaccatctggttagcgAAGATGGAACGACCTTCTATGGATggccgaaaggcggacacggctgccaggtgcaccttcaaggaggagactgcaagaccttgctccttaaggtaccagaggtattccaggatggtagggatagggactacgaagggattgagtccttgttgatcacaccagagcgcgaaacgcttccattttgcaaggtaggtggagcgagtggaaggctttctgctctctagcaggacttgctgcactgccgCCGAACAGACCCTCTCTGCATGGGTCAGCCACGCatgtaccaagctgtaagatggagggactgtaggttcagGTGtcagagcctgccgaagtcctgcgtgatgaggtccggccataacgggaggggcatgggatcccgaacggagagctcgagcagcagggtgtaccagtgctgcctcggccaggccagagcgacgagtatgacgtgggccctgtccctccgaagcttcagtagcactcggtgtatgagcgggaacggagggaaggcatagagaaggtgatccgtccaggagcagaggaatgcgtccgacagggagcctgccgagcgaccctggtatgagcaaaacagatggcacttcctgttctccttggaggcaaacaggtctatctggggaaacccccacctccggaaaattgtgtgcaccacatccgggcgaagagaccactcgtgggagaggaa
Proteins encoded:
- the KDELR3 gene encoding ER lumen protein-retaining receptor 3; its protein translation is MNIFRILGDVSHLLAMIILLVKIWRSKSCAGISGKSQILFTLVFTTRYLDLFTTFISLYNTVMKVIFLVCAYITVYMIYVKFQKTFDREHDSFRLEFLLVPVTGLSFLENHSFTPLEILWTFSIYLESVAILPQLFMISKTGEAETITTHYLFFLGLYRALYLANWIWRYHTENFYDQIAVVSGVVQTIFYCDFFYLYVTKVLKGKKLSLPMPV